Part of the Henckelia pumila isolate YLH828 chromosome 2, ASM3356847v2, whole genome shotgun sequence genome is shown below.
AAACAGGAGATGGCTTCCAAAGGTTTTCTTGTGCTTATGACAGTATATGATAATTTAAGTGCATTGGCATAATGTATATCAGTGTGTCATGTAGAACCGTTTTTGcatgattgattttgcttttaaCATGTTTATAGGCTGTTAGGAGGGACAACAAGCAGCGGTTTAGCCTGTTGGAAGAAAGTGGGGAGCTGTTGATACGTGCAAACCAAGGTCACACAATAGAGGTGACATATCTCGTCGAAGTTTTCAACCTGGGCTTCATTTCATTTTATGTGTCTAGAAGAGCATTACTATTTTAAAGTAGTTATCCTGGATGCTATTTATTACTCCAACTACTGTTAATTGTTGGAATGAAGTTTCCTTGGTGCAATGTTGCGGCTCTGCAGGGATCAGACCTATTCTGCTAGAAATTTTTTGGAATTGCATTTTGTATATGGTCCATTATTTCGGGTTATCTTGAAAACACGCAATCGACACCCAAACCTTTCGAGTATTTGATTGAACACTTGAACATACCCGTCACTCGGGAGTGGAGTAATAATGACAACTGTAATTGTTTTGAAATACTCTTGATTTGATTTGTGTTGAGCTGAAAGTGCATGTCAATTGCTTTTCGATCGAATCTAACTTGCATGATCCCAAGATATGTCACTATTTTCTCTCCGACCATTTAACAAGCGATTCTATTCAGGCGCAATTTAAGTTCATCTGCTAGTTTAGAGTTTGTCTTGTTTTCACTGCCCCAGTTGACGTTGTCATGCTTTCTTAAATAATGGTTTCCTTGTTCTGATACCCTTACAGACTGTTGAAACGGAAAGCTTGTTAAAACTCATAATTTCCCCCGAGGAAATCCCAGGTTATACATCCTATCTGTGGTTTCCCTTTTTTCCCTTCTTTAATGAGATGGAGATAGCTTCTTTCATCTTTATCTAAGTATTTATCCCTTTGTGATCAACTGCAGTTTGCGTACATGGGACATACAGGAGGAACCTGGCGTCAATCTTAGAGCAGGGCCTCAAGCGCATGACGAGATTACATGTACATTTCTCTTGTGGCTTGCCAACAGATGGCGAAGTTATCAGTGGTACTATATTTGATGTTACATATTATAATAGCGCGTTGAAAAATGTCATTGTTTTTTTCTTGCTCTGAGACAACTCTCTCCTATGAATACAATATAGCATAGATAGATCTATCTATCAACCTCTATGTGTTTGTATCCAAATATAACATTGATTCAATGTTTATTTGCTTGGAAAAAGTGATATTTAAATGTTTGTTGCCATTCAAATTTCAGGTATGAGACGTGATGTTAACATGTTGATATTTCTTGACGTAAAAAAGGCTATGGAAGGTACAAATTTAATGACCCACAACTGGTTAATTCGAATAATCAGCTTTTGAGCTTTATTTATAATTGTTTCTCATTTTCTTTTCTTATAGAGGGAATGAAGCTTTACATATCCGACAATCGAGTGATTTTAACCGAGGGCTTCGGCGGTGTGGTGCCGATGAAATACTTTTTGAAGATAGAATCTTGGCCGAAGAGAGAGCCTATACCTTTTTAGATGGGAATGAACAGTGTCTTTCCTCTTCCAAGATAAGTGAGCCTCTCCTCTTCCCCACTTCAAATAATTGAAAGGCGAACTTATTTAGTGAAAGATTACTATTTTTAAGCTTTGACACTTGTTCTCTCTGCACATGGATCAATGttgtaaattttctttattgatTTACAAAGTTGTGAATGGAAAATTCTTAAATACTACAAAGATATCATGCAGTATATTATTGTATGGAGGTGATAATCGTGTTAAGTTGTCAGTTTAAATCGATTAATATTGACTTGCCATATgtaagttttaataattttaattttaaatacttaaaattacaGAAAATGGATTTCAAGTTACTTATTAGCGACGACAGCGAGTAGTAACACTTGAAACGAGCTAGTGCAAGACAGTCGACTAGAAGAATACACTAATTGATCAAAGAAATTGCCAATAAAAATTGAGAAACTAATACAATCTAGACTGGTTGTATCCATCCAAAGAATGTATTCTATGGTCATTCAAGTTTTCTGCATAACAATCATTATACAAGAATTCAGTGTGCTGTTTTATTTGCATCAAATTCCACCTACCATACTCGTCCATTCATTAACAAATTGCACCATCACTCGTGAATTCTACAAAAATTAAACCACCACTATGGTCCTTGAGATTAATCCTTCAATGAATAGTAGAACATGAACCAACCAACTCCACTCATCGCAGAAAGTTCCTCACAGGGTCAGGAACTTCCTCCTCAGATGAACACCATCATGATCCGCCGAAATGGATTGGCCGGGCTACAAATATTGGATATGTTGACAAACAAATAGAAGAATCAAATTGAACAAGGATAGGATGATCCTATGGCACAAATGAACAAAAAAAGTATCACTGTGCACTCTTATCTCCATTACTATAGTAACTGAGGTACCATTGGGTGAATTTCTTCAACCCTGTTTGAAGGTTTGTCGTAGGTTTATAGCCGAGCTCCCTCTGAGCCAAGCTTATGTTAGCATGTGTAAATTGCACATCCCCATTCCTTGGTAACTTCATTACCAACCTCTTTGCCTTCACCTTGAGCAATCTCTCCAAAATGCTCACAAGATCTGCAACAGGCACAGGGGATGTGTTCCCCAAATTGAAAACCCGTAACTGAGCCGGCCCCTTTTTCTTGCCACCGCTACCAGTACTCTTCTCAGAAGTATCCAATGCAGCCAGACAACCCTTCACAATATCATCTATGTAAGTAAAGTCCCTAGCCACAGTGCCATGGTCAGCAGCCTCAAAGATGGGAATGGACTTCCCCTTCAGAATATCCCTACTGAAAAAGAAGTATGCCATATCTGGTCTACCCCAAGGTCCATAAACAGTAAAGAACCTCAATCCGGTGAGCGATAGCCCATATATATGGTTATAAGTATGTGCAATCTCCTCACCGGCCTTCTTAGTTGCAGCATAGAGACTAGCAGGCTGATCAGTCCTATCCTTCTCCGAGAAGGGCACTTTCGTATTCAATCCATAGACAGAACTACTCGACGCCCACACGATTGCAGGCTGAGGATTGGCACTCTTGCAAACCTCAAGCAAGCTAACAAGGCCGGCGATGTTGCTATGCACATAGGAGCTGGGATTCTCCATTGCATACCGAACACCGGCCTGTGCTGCCAAATGCATTACATGCGTGAAGGCCACAAGTTCGAAAAGCTTCTTCAATAGGGAAACATCATTTATATCACCCTCCACAATGTACACTCCATTGCGCTCCAAGAGCGCTTCCCTCGCCCTCTTAAGTGAAGGATCATAATAATCATTGAAACTATCGAGTCCTAAAACACCATCTCCCCGCTGTTTAAGGGCGGAGGAGACATGAGAACCTACAAAACCAGCAGCCCCTGTGACCAAAACACAAATCCCATTTCTTGACCttattttagcagaggctctcACCCTCTCCTCCCAGACAGCACCTCCATAAGAGCTGGTTCTAAGGGACCTCCTAGAAACATCCACGGGTGCGGGAGGTGAAGAGGACGGTGATTTAAAGAAGAACACTAATACCAATCCGAGGAATACAAAAGACCAAAAAGTGATCTTGGCTAGGCAAGAATTTACTCTCAACCTATTGTATACAGACTTCTCCATTTTGAACTTCCCCGGGGTAGATGGGGCGCCGTCAATGTGCTTAATCTGGAACATAATCCCCCCAAAAAGAACTTCCAAGATTTGACAACAGCCACTTTTAAA
Proteins encoded:
- the LOC140882821 gene encoding uncharacterized protein; the protein is MWASVTCIGLRILCFRPLLVASPHPCLLRSRFPPLTFMENRQNPSAGNPYFTASTGEGRGRRRGPEIKGTAESSRGRGGRFGGGSGSSGKDKIDALGRLLTRILRHMASELKLDMRSDGYVKVQDLLKLNLKTFANIPLRSHDIVDVREAVRRDNKQRFSLLEESGELLIRANQGHTIETVETESLLKLIISPEEIPVCVHGTYRRNLASILEQGLKRMTRLHVHFSCGLPTDGEVISGMRRDVNMLIFLDVKKAMEEGMKLYISDNRVILTEGFGGVVPMKYFLKIESWPKREPIPF
- the LOC140881014 gene encoding UDP-glucuronate 4-epimerase 3-like, with protein sequence MFQIKHIDGAPSTPGKFKMEKSVYNRLRVNSCLAKITFWSFVFLGLVLVFFFKSPSSSPPAPVDVSRRSLRTSSYGGAVWEERVRASAKIRSRNGICVLVTGAAGFVGSHVSSALKQRGDGVLGLDSFNDYYDPSLKRAREALLERNGVYIVEGDINDVSLLKKLFELVAFTHVMHLAAQAGVRYAMENPSSYVHSNIAGLVSLLEVCKSANPQPAIVWASSSSVYGLNTKVPFSEKDRTDQPASLYAATKKAGEEIAHTYNHIYGLSLTGLRFFTVYGPWGRPDMAYFFFSRDILKGKSIPIFEAADHGTVARDFTYIDDIVKGCLAALDTSEKSTGSGGKKKGPAQLRVFNLGNTSPVPVADLVSILERLLKVKAKRLVMKLPRNGDVQFTHANISLAQRELGYKPTTNLQTGLKKFTQWYLSYYSNGDKSAQ